The following coding sequences lie in one Lolium perenne isolate Kyuss_39 chromosome 2, Kyuss_2.0, whole genome shotgun sequence genomic window:
- the LOC127335794 gene encoding uncharacterized protein: MLALAPVGESSSSTPAAEAAAPKRREQPTPDHPPYSWMIGEAIAELGEGGGSAEAAISGFIRARHPGVPAAHDRFLRHYLAKHVAEGLFVRAATGRYSLPLDDDEPEPVLELADAPPPPAEPKRGRGRPRRDGSAPAPTPTPKPAAANEGRSQSPSAAPKRRGRPPKDRAQAPAAAVAPAAAVAPAAAVAPSAGSPATEGKRGRGRPRKDGSTPAAGKKGGRKPPSTTTKRGRGRPRVLPQTTAADVSGEALATDSADGPSTTDNNDGQQRELALAVANDGSTAPSVTGEDDSGDTPVPERSTQPCELALVEGSALTLAADKEVGTQAPLEGSAPPLVADKEDGTQAPSEASPPALVVVKEDGTQPEGSAPGLGTNKEHGTQAPLEGCEPPLVADKEDGTQTPLKGSAPARVADKDDFTEPLFTKHKRGRRTCRSAPAKATHAPAWTSIAENMAGSKALSAPPKSNDRQCKPASVQIKPRKMLLLNADRPVPIKPQKMLLLNADEVPDHPGFCVLALPAPVPTATKA, translated from the exons ATGCTGGCCCTCGCGCCGGTTGGAGAGTCTTCGTCCTCGACGCCGGCGGCGGAGGCCGCCGCACCCAAGCGTCGGGAGCAGCCCACGCCGGATCACCCACCGTATTCATGG ATGATCGGCGAGGCGATCGCGGAGCTGGGCGAGGGCGGCGGCTCGGCGGAGGCCGCCATCTCGGGCTTCATCCGCGCCAGGCACCCCGGCGTCCCCGCCGCGCACGACAGGTTCCTCCGCCACTACCTCGCCAAGCACGTCGCCGAGGGCCTCTTCGTGCGCGCCGCCACCGGGCGGTACTCGCTCCCCCTCGACGACGACGAGCCCGAGCCCGTGCTCGAGCTCGCGgatgccccgccgccgccggctgaGCCCAAGCGCGGACGGGGACGGCCGCGGAGGGATGGCTCGGCGCCGgcgccgacgccgacgccgaAGCCGGCGGCTGCCAACGAGGGGAGGAGCCAGTCCCCGTCCGCGGCGCCCAAGCGCCGGGGCCGGCCTCCCAAGGATCGCGCGCAGGCGCCGGCCGCGGCGGTGGCGCCGGCCGCGGCTGTGGCGCCGGCCGCGGCGGTGGCGCCGAGTGCTGGGTCTCCAGCCACAGAGGGCAAGCGCGGCCGTGGTCGACCTCGGAAGGATGGCTCGACGCCAGCTGCCGGCAAGAAAGGGGGGAGGAAGCCGCCATCCACGACGACCAAGCGCGGCCGTGGACGGCCTCGCGTGCTGCCGCAGACCACCGCCGCCGACGTCTCCGGCGAAGCGCTCGCCACGGACAGCGCTGATGGTCCATCCACCACTGACAACAATGATGGGCAACAGCGGGAGCTGGCACTTGCGGTGGCCAACGACGGCTCTACCGCGCCGTCAGTAACGGGGGAGGATGACAGCGGTGACACTCCTGTGCCGGAGCGCAGCACCCAGCCTTGCGAATTGGCGCTCGTGGAAGGTTCTGCTCTGACGCTAGCCGCCGACAAGGAGGTTGGTACCCAAGCTCCATTAGAAGGCTCTGCTCCACCTCTAGTCGCTGACAAGGAGGATGGTACCCAAGCTCCATCAGAAGCCTCTCCTCCGGCACTAGTTGTGGTCAAGGAGGATGGTACCCAACCTGAAGGCTCTGCTCCGGGGCTAGGCACCAACAAGGAGCATGGTACCCAAGCTCCATTAGAAGGCTGCGAGCCGCCGCTAGTGGCCGACAAGGAGGATGGTACCCAAACTCCATTGAAAGGCTCTGCTCCGGCGCGAGTCGCCGACAAGGATGACTTTACCGAACCTCTGTTCACGAAGCACAAGCGCGGTCGCCGGACTTGCAGGTCAGCACCGGCGAAAGCCACCCACGCCCCTGCCTGGACATCAATTGCAGAAAACATGGCCGGTAGCAAGGCTCTATCTGCACCGCCCAAGAGCAATGACCGGCAGTGCAAACCCGCATCTGTGCAGATCAAGCCGAGGAAAATGCTTTTGCTGAATGCTGACCGACCAGTGCCGATCAAGCCTCAGAAAATGCTTTTGCTAAATGCTGACGAGGTACCAGATCACCCGGGTTTCTGCGTGCTCGCACTGCCTGCCCCGGTGCCGACTGCAACAAAGGCGTAG